The following proteins are co-located in the Acidobacteriota bacterium genome:
- the eutM gene encoding ethanolamine utilization microcompartment protein EutM, translating into MTLEALGMVETRGLIGSIEAADAMVKAANVILVGKEYIGAGYVTVMVRGDVGAVKAATDAGAAAARRVGELVSVHVIPRPHAEVEKVLPKAPK; encoded by the coding sequence ATGACGCTAGAAGCACTCGGGATGGTCGAGACCCGCGGTCTCATCGGATCGATCGAGGCGGCGGACGCGATGGTCAAGGCGGCGAACGTCATCCTCGTCGGCAAGGAATACATCGGCGCCGGGTACGTCACGGTGATGGTGCGTGGCGATGTCGGCGCGGTGAAGGCGGCGACCGACGCCGGGGCTGCCGCGGCGCGGCGCGTCGGCGAGCTGGTTTCGGTCCACGTGATCCCGCGACCGCACGCCGAGGTCGAGAAGGTGCTGCCCAAGGCGCCCAAATAG
- a CDS encoding aldehyde dehydrogenase family protein, whose product MAAAQSDKDLQSIAEARALARRAKEVAPKLAEFSQEQIDAVIDAMEAAATAQAEAFARLAHEETGYGVVADKIQKNTFASRRVHEFIRPMKTVGVIRRIEEQKVVEIAEPFGVVCAIIPSTNPTSTAIYKIMIALKARCPIVLSPHPAAVRCITRVAEVMHEAACRAGAPAGAIGWMQNVTLEGTQELMKAREVAVILATGGMGLVRAAYSAGKPAYGVGPGNAPAFIERTADVTKAVRDVVTGKTFDYGVLCSSENSVVLDEPIAEQAKREFVRQGAYFLNAQEIEAVGKALVTPQRLPNPALVGKSAAYIAAQAGITVPPDTRVLVAELAGVGRDYPLSVEKLCPVLSMYTVRDWREGCERCIQILRYGGMGHTMAIHSRNEEVILQFGLKKPAFRIVVNTPTSHGSIGLTTGLDPALTLGCGGFGGNITSDNIGPRHLLNIKRLAYEVRPAAVKPAAVNAAVNMDGPRPHLPSVAHEASPAGISADALSRRVDDFLSARGFRAAASGAMAPQPPVSAARSPVGPPAEFVCEEDVRQAVRHGTKIMLGARTIVTPAARDMGEQHKVFVPSAFPKS is encoded by the coding sequence ATGGCCGCTGCTCAGAGCGACAAGGATCTTCAGTCGATCGCCGAAGCGCGCGCGCTGGCGCGCCGCGCGAAGGAAGTCGCGCCCAAGCTCGCCGAGTTCTCCCAGGAACAGATCGACGCCGTCATCGATGCGATGGAAGCGGCAGCCACGGCGCAGGCGGAGGCCTTCGCGCGACTCGCCCACGAAGAAACCGGTTACGGCGTCGTCGCCGACAAGATCCAGAAGAACACGTTCGCGTCCAGGCGCGTGCACGAGTTCATCCGCCCGATGAAGACGGTGGGCGTGATCCGGCGGATCGAGGAGCAGAAAGTCGTCGAGATCGCCGAGCCGTTCGGCGTGGTCTGCGCCATCATCCCGTCCACCAACCCCACCTCCACGGCGATCTACAAGATCATGATCGCGCTCAAGGCGCGGTGCCCCATCGTGCTCAGCCCGCACCCGGCGGCCGTGCGCTGCATCACGCGGGTTGCGGAAGTGATGCACGAGGCCGCGTGCCGGGCGGGGGCCCCCGCCGGCGCGATCGGATGGATGCAGAACGTGACGCTCGAGGGGACCCAGGAACTGATGAAGGCGCGCGAGGTGGCCGTCATCCTCGCGACCGGTGGGATGGGGCTCGTCCGCGCCGCCTACAGCGCGGGCAAGCCGGCCTACGGCGTCGGCCCGGGGAATGCGCCGGCGTTCATCGAGCGAACCGCCGACGTCACGAAGGCGGTCCGCGACGTCGTCACCGGGAAGACGTTCGACTACGGCGTGCTCTGCTCGTCGGAGAACTCGGTCGTGCTCGACGAACCGATTGCCGAGCAGGCCAAGCGCGAGTTCGTGCGGCAGGGCGCCTACTTCCTCAACGCCCAGGAGATCGAGGCGGTCGGCAAAGCCCTCGTGACGCCGCAGCGGCTGCCCAACCCGGCGCTGGTCGGGAAGAGCGCGGCCTACATCGCGGCGCAGGCAGGCATCACGGTCCCGCCGGACACACGCGTGCTCGTCGCCGAGCTGGCGGGCGTCGGGCGCGATTACCCCCTGTCGGTCGAGAAGCTCTGCCCGGTCCTGTCGATGTACACCGTGAGGGACTGGCGCGAAGGGTGCGAGCGCTGCATCCAGATCCTGCGCTACGGCGGCATGGGCCACACGATGGCCATCCACTCGCGCAATGAAGAAGTCATCCTGCAGTTCGGCCTGAAGAAGCCGGCATTCCGCATCGTGGTGAACACGCCAACCAGCCACGGATCGATCGGGCTGACGACCGGCCTCGATCCCGCGCTGACGCTCGGCTGCGGCGGATTCGGCGGGAACATCACGTCGGACAACATCGGGCCGCGCCACCTGCTGAACATCAAGCGGTTGGCGTACGAGGTGCGTCCCGCGGCAGTGAAACCGGCGGCAGTGAACGCGGCAGTGAACATGGATGGGCCCCGGCCTCATTTACCGAGCGTGGCGCATGAAGCTTCCCCGGCCGGCATCAGCGCGGACGCACTCTCGCGCCGCGTGGACGATTTCCTGTCCGCGCGCGGGTTTCGCGCGGCGGCGTCGGGCGCCATGGCGCCTCAGCCCCCGGTGTCCGCTGCGCGGTCGCCGGTGGGACCGCCGGCGGAGTTCGTCTGCGAAGAAGACGTGCGCCAGGCGGTTCGCCACGGCACGAAGATCATGCTCGGCGCGCGGACGATTGTGACCCCCGCCGCCCGCGATATGGGCGAGCAACACAAGGTGTTCGTGCCCTCGGCCTTTCCAAAATCGTAA
- a CDS encoding lytic transglycosylase domain-containing protein — translation MQLNRVAVVATVGLGLCAAAPASAELVFLASGRTLSVRAHREAGDTVVLSLRSGGEVRFERALVERIEEDEVPYPEPRAVEPAVLPSSLAVVPYAGLIEDISAAHGVDPVLVKALIKVESGYRSKARSRKGAMGLMQIMPATARQYSVRNPYDPKANLEAGIKHLAGLLGRFDLSVALAAYNAGEGAVQRFGGMPPYRETRNYVRRILALVTPASN, via the coding sequence ATGCAGCTGAATCGCGTGGCGGTCGTCGCGACCGTAGGGCTCGGGCTATGCGCCGCCGCTCCCGCCTCCGCCGAGCTCGTGTTCCTGGCGTCCGGCCGAACCTTATCGGTCAGGGCGCACCGTGAGGCGGGCGACACGGTCGTGCTGTCGTTGCGGTCGGGCGGAGAGGTCCGCTTCGAAAGGGCCCTCGTCGAGCGCATCGAGGAGGACGAAGTTCCGTATCCGGAGCCTCGAGCGGTCGAGCCGGCCGTGCTTCCGTCGAGCCTGGCGGTCGTGCCTTACGCGGGGCTGATCGAAGACATTTCCGCGGCGCATGGGGTCGACCCCGTGCTGGTGAAGGCGCTCATCAAGGTCGAGTCGGGCTATCGGTCGAAGGCGCGGTCGCGCAAAGGGGCGATGGGCCTCATGCAGATCATGCCCGCGACGGCCCGGCAGTACTCCGTTCGCAACCCGTACGACCCGAAGGCGAATCTCGAGGCGGGGATCAAGCACCTCGCGGGCCTTCTCGGCCGCTTTGACCTGTCGGTCGCGCTCGCGGCGTATAACGCCGGGGAAGGCGCCGTCCAGCGTTTCGGCGGCATGCCGCCGTACCGGGAAACGCGCAACTACGTGCGCCGCATTCTCGCGCTCGTGACGCCCGCCTCGAACTGA